A region of Streptomyces halobius DNA encodes the following proteins:
- a CDS encoding DUF3093 domain-containing protein — protein sequence MQSYEERLTVPRSWWVIAGLVGVACALMLLPLGTLPMLGGLIGGAALAAVAASSYGSVRIRVVGGALVAGDARIPVTALGEATALNGDEALAWRTHKADARAFMLLRGYIPTAVRVEVDDPSDPTPYAYLSTREPERLVAALKAVRA from the coding sequence ATGCAGTCGTACGAAGAACGCCTCACCGTGCCCCGCTCCTGGTGGGTGATCGCCGGCCTGGTCGGCGTCGCCTGTGCCCTGATGCTGCTCCCTCTCGGGACGCTGCCGATGCTCGGCGGGCTGATCGGCGGCGCGGCGCTGGCGGCGGTGGCGGCCAGCTCGTACGGCTCGGTGCGGATCCGGGTGGTCGGCGGTGCGCTGGTCGCGGGCGACGCGAGGATACCGGTGACGGCGCTGGGCGAGGCGACGGCGCTGAACGGGGACGAGGCGCTGGCGTGGCGTACGCACAAGGCCGATGCCCGTGCGTTCATGCTGCTGCGCGGCTACATTCCGACCGCGGTGCGGGTGGAGGTCGACGATCCGTCGGACCCGACGCCGTACGCGTACCTCTCGACGCGGGAGCCGGAGCGGCTGGTGGCGGCCCTGAAGGCGGTACGTGCCTAA
- a CDS encoding response regulator transcription factor gives MRVLVVEDEQLLADAVATGLRREAMAVDVVYDGAAALERIEVNDYDVIVLDRDLPLVHGDDVCRKIVELGMPTRVLMLTASGDVSDRVEGLEIGADDYLPKPFAFTELTARVRALGRRTTVALPPVLERAGIKLDPNRREVFRDGREVQLAPKEFAVLEVLMRSEGTVVSAEQLLEKAWDENTDPFTNVVRVTVMTLRRKLGEPAVIVTVPGSGYRI, from the coding sequence GTGCGTGTTCTCGTCGTCGAGGACGAGCAGCTGCTCGCCGATGCGGTGGCCACCGGACTGCGCCGGGAGGCCATGGCCGTCGACGTGGTCTACGACGGCGCGGCCGCCCTGGAACGGATCGAGGTCAACGACTACGACGTGATCGTCCTCGACCGCGACCTCCCGCTGGTCCACGGCGACGACGTCTGCCGCAAGATCGTCGAACTGGGTATGCCGACCCGCGTCCTGATGCTCACCGCCTCCGGCGACGTCAGCGACCGCGTGGAGGGCCTGGAGATCGGCGCGGACGACTATCTGCCCAAGCCGTTCGCCTTCACCGAGCTGACCGCCCGGGTACGCGCCCTGGGACGGCGGACCACCGTCGCGCTGCCGCCCGTCCTGGAGCGGGCCGGTATCAAGCTCGACCCCAACCGCCGTGAGGTCTTCCGCGACGGCCGGGAGGTGCAGCTCGCGCCGAAGGAGTTCGCGGTCCTGGAGGTCCTGATGCGCAGCGAGGGCACGGTCGTCTCGGCCGAACAGCTTCTGGAGAAAGCCTGGGACGAGAACACCGATCCGTTCACCAACGTCGTACGGGTCACGGTCATGACGCTGCGCCGCAAACTCGGCGAACCCGCGGTGATCGTCACCGTCCCCGGCTCGGGATACCGGATCTGA
- the sepH gene encoding septation protein SepH, whose product MPELRVVAVSNDGTRLVLKAADSTEYTLPIDERLRAAVRNDRARLGQIEIEVESHLRPRDIQARIRAGSSAEEVAQLAGIPVDRVRRFEGPVLAERAFMAERARKTPVRRPGENTGPQLGEAVAERLLMRGADKESVQWDSWRRDDGTWEVLLVYRVAAEPHSASWTYDPPRRLVQAVDDEARALIGESDDTPEPSFPFVPRIARLPRDRPLDRALDRQSPDRADRAGAGGEETEPRDAEEGNGERERERDSLTSLLEAVPSFRGDMVVPETTKAPQSEEPADEAEVEEPPAASAGAGSAYADVLMPRAVAGHRDRLTGTTDRQAEADGVRPGRRAAVPSWDEIVFGTRRKKPE is encoded by the coding sequence ATGCCCGAACTGCGTGTCGTGGCCGTCTCCAACGACGGCACACGGCTGGTGCTCAAAGCTGCGGACAGCACCGAGTACACGCTTCCCATCGACGAACGGCTGCGCGCCGCTGTCCGCAATGACCGTGCGCGGCTGGGCCAGATCGAGATCGAGGTGGAGAGCCACCTCCGCCCGCGGGACATCCAGGCGCGGATACGAGCCGGTTCCTCCGCTGAGGAGGTCGCACAGCTCGCCGGCATCCCCGTCGACCGGGTGCGCCGCTTCGAGGGCCCGGTGCTCGCGGAGCGCGCGTTCATGGCCGAGCGGGCCCGCAAGACCCCGGTACGGCGCCCCGGCGAGAACACCGGCCCGCAGCTCGGCGAGGCGGTCGCGGAGCGGCTGCTGATGCGCGGCGCCGACAAGGAGAGCGTCCAGTGGGACTCCTGGCGCCGGGACGACGGCACCTGGGAGGTGCTGCTGGTCTACCGCGTCGCGGCCGAACCGCACTCGGCGAGCTGGACGTACGACCCGCCGCGACGACTCGTCCAGGCCGTCGACGACGAGGCGCGGGCGCTGATCGGCGAGAGCGACGACACGCCCGAGCCGAGCTTCCCGTTCGTGCCCCGGATCGCGCGGCTGCCGCGTGATCGGCCGCTGGACCGCGCCCTGGACCGACAGAGCCCGGACCGTGCCGACCGCGCGGGCGCCGGCGGCGAGGAGACCGAGCCGCGGGACGCCGAGGAGGGCAACGGTGAGCGGGAGCGCGAGCGGGATTCGCTGACCAGCCTGCTGGAGGCGGTGCCGAGCTTCCGTGGCGACATGGTCGTCCCGGAGACCACCAAGGCGCCGCAGAGCGAGGAACCGGCCGACGAGGCCGAGGTCGAGGAGCCGCCCGCGGCCAGCGCCGGGGCCGGTTCCGCGTACGCCGATGTGCTGATGCCCAGGGCGGTGGCAGGTCATCGCGACCGGCTGACCGGGACGACGGACCGGCAGGCCGAGGCGGACGGCGTACGGCCGGGCCGCCGGGCCGCGGTGCCGAGCTGGGACGAGATCGTCTTCGGCACCCGGCGCAAGAAGCCGGAGTAA
- a CDS encoding DUF4193 domain-containing protein: MATDYDTPRKTDDDLNEDSIEELKSRRNDKSASAVDVDEFEQAEGLELPGADLSNEELAVRVLPKQQDEFTCMSCFLVHHRSQLAAEDKNGNPICRDCAA, translated from the coding sequence ATGGCTACGGATTACGACACCCCACGCAAGACCGATGACGACCTCAATGAGGACAGCATCGAGGAACTGAAGTCGCGGCGGAACGACAAGTCCGCCTCGGCCGTCGACGTCGACGAGTTCGAGCAGGCCGAGGGCCTGGAGCTGCCCGGCGCCGACCTCTCGAACGAGGAGCTCGCCGTCCGCGTTCTGCCCAAGCAGCAGGACGAGTTCACCTGCATGAGCTGCTTCCTGGTGCACCACCGCAGCCAGCTCGCCGCGGAGGACAAGAACGGCAACCCGATCTGCCGCGACTGCGCGGCCTGA
- a CDS encoding D-arabinono-1,4-lactone oxidase, whose product MAVSNAVGGSGGHGATTSPPRPWRNWAGNVTARPARTVAPASTEELAAAVRSAAEDGLTVKAAGTGHSFTGVTATDGLLIRPERLTGVRKVDRAAGTVTVAAGTPLKRLNETLAAHGLSLTNMGDIMEQTVSGAAATGTHGTGRDSASVAAQITGLELVTADGTVRTCSAGQNPEVFAAARLGLGALGVITELTFAVEPEFLLTAREEPMQFDEVTGRFDELIAENEHFEFYWFPHTGNCNTKRNNRSQGPAAPPGKVSGWVEDELLSNGVFQAACAVGRAFPAAIPGIAKISSQVLSARTYTDIPYKVFTSPRRVRFLEMEYAVPREAAVAALGELRAMVARSGLRVGFPVEVRTAPADDIPLSTASGRDTAYIAVHMYRGTPYQAYFAATERIMTAHGGRPHWGKLHTKDAGYLADAYPRFAEFRTLRDRLDPERRFTNDYLRRVLGD is encoded by the coding sequence ATGGCAGTCAGCAATGCCGTCGGCGGCTCGGGAGGGCACGGCGCGACCACGTCACCACCACGGCCGTGGCGCAACTGGGCGGGCAATGTCACCGCACGGCCCGCACGGACCGTGGCCCCCGCGAGCACGGAGGAGCTGGCGGCCGCCGTCCGCTCCGCCGCCGAGGACGGGCTGACGGTCAAGGCCGCCGGCACCGGCCACTCCTTCACCGGGGTGACCGCCACCGACGGACTGCTGATCCGCCCCGAGCGGCTCACCGGCGTACGGAAGGTCGACCGCGCCGCCGGGACGGTGACAGTGGCCGCCGGCACTCCGCTCAAGCGCCTCAACGAGACGCTGGCCGCGCACGGACTGTCGCTGACCAACATGGGCGACATCATGGAACAGACCGTCTCCGGGGCCGCCGCCACCGGCACCCACGGGACCGGCCGCGACTCCGCCTCGGTCGCCGCCCAGATCACCGGCCTCGAACTGGTCACCGCCGACGGCACGGTCCGCACCTGCTCCGCAGGGCAGAACCCGGAGGTCTTCGCCGCGGCCCGGCTCGGCCTGGGCGCGCTGGGCGTGATCACCGAGCTCACCTTCGCCGTGGAACCGGAGTTCCTGTTGACGGCCCGCGAGGAGCCGATGCAGTTCGACGAGGTGACCGGCCGGTTCGACGAGCTGATCGCCGAGAACGAACACTTCGAGTTCTACTGGTTCCCGCACACCGGCAACTGCAACACCAAGCGCAACAACCGCAGCCAGGGCCCGGCCGCGCCGCCCGGCAAGGTCAGCGGCTGGGTCGAGGACGAGCTGCTCTCCAACGGTGTCTTCCAAGCGGCCTGTGCCGTCGGCCGGGCGTTCCCGGCGGCGATACCGGGCATCGCCAAGATCTCCAGCCAAGTGCTCTCGGCCCGTACGTACACCGACATCCCGTACAAGGTGTTCACCTCGCCGCGCCGGGTGCGGTTCCTGGAGATGGAGTACGCGGTGCCGCGCGAGGCCGCCGTCGCGGCGCTGGGCGAGCTGCGGGCGATGGTCGCACGCTCGGGCCTCAGGGTCGGCTTCCCGGTGGAGGTGCGGACCGCGCCGGCCGACGACATCCCGCTGTCCACCGCCTCGGGCCGGGACACCGCCTATATCGCCGTGCACATGTACCGGGGGACGCCGTACCAGGCGTATTTCGCGGCCACCGAACGGATCATGACGGCGCACGGCGGGCGCCCGCACTGGGGAAAGCTGCACACCAAGGACGCCGGCTACCTGGCGGACGCCTACCCCCGCTTCGCCGAGTTCCGCACGCTGCGTGACCGCCTGGACCCCGAGCGACGGTTCACCAACGACTATCTGCGGCGGGTCCTGGGCGACTGA
- a CDS encoding MFS transporter: MPSPYRAIFGRPGTMSFSAAGFLGRLPLSMMSIGVVTMISQLTGRYGLAGALSATLALSAAVIGPQISRLVDRHGQRRVLRPATLVSLTAVAGLLLSAQQGRPDWTLFVFSAGAGCVPSIGSMIRARWAEIYRGSPRVLHTAYAWESIVDEVCFIVGPIVSIGLSTAWFPEAGPLLAAGFLAAGVFWLTAQRATEPVPQPREQRSEGSALRSPGLQVLVVTFVATGAIFGAIDVVTVAFAEEAGHKAAASLVLAVYALGSCVAGAVFGLLHLTGHAARRWVIGVGAMAVSMVPLQLTGSLPVLAVMLFVAGLAIAPTMVTTMALVEEHVPRSQLTEGMTWTSTGLAVGVALGSSAAGSVVDAAGAGRGYLVPLAAGALAALVAVAGYRRLRPRPATPSAAVAEGGPAARPRDAHSESPC; this comes from the coding sequence TTGCCCAGTCCCTACCGCGCCATATTCGGCCGCCCCGGCACCATGTCGTTCTCCGCCGCCGGGTTCCTGGGCCGTCTGCCGCTGTCGATGATGAGCATCGGCGTCGTCACGATGATCTCCCAGCTGACCGGGCGCTACGGGCTGGCGGGAGCGCTGTCCGCGACGCTCGCGCTGTCCGCCGCGGTGATCGGCCCGCAGATCTCGCGGCTGGTCGACCGGCACGGCCAGCGCCGGGTGCTGCGCCCGGCCACCCTGGTCTCGCTCACGGCGGTCGCCGGTCTGCTGCTGAGCGCACAACAGGGCCGGCCGGACTGGACGCTGTTCGTCTTCTCGGCCGGTGCGGGCTGTGTGCCGAGCATCGGCTCGATGATCCGGGCGCGCTGGGCGGAGATCTACCGTGGCTCCCCGCGCGTCCTGCACACCGCGTACGCGTGGGAGTCGATCGTCGACGAGGTGTGCTTCATCGTCGGCCCCATCGTGTCCATCGGGCTGTCCACCGCCTGGTTCCCGGAGGCCGGGCCGCTGCTGGCCGCCGGCTTCCTGGCCGCCGGCGTCTTCTGGCTGACGGCGCAGCGCGCCACGGAGCCGGTGCCGCAGCCGCGCGAGCAGCGCTCCGAGGGCTCCGCGCTGCGCTCGCCTGGGCTCCAGGTGCTGGTGGTGACGTTTGTGGCAACCGGCGCGATCTTCGGGGCGATCGATGTGGTGACCGTCGCGTTCGCCGAGGAGGCGGGCCACAAGGCGGCCGCCAGCCTGGTGCTCGCGGTCTACGCGCTCGGCTCGTGCGTCGCCGGAGCCGTCTTCGGGCTGCTGCACCTCACGGGGCACGCCGCCCGCCGCTGGGTGATCGGTGTCGGTGCGATGGCCGTGAGCATGGTGCCGCTGCAGCTGACCGGTTCCCTGCCGGTACTGGCGGTGATGCTGTTCGTCGCGGGGCTGGCCATCGCGCCGACGATGGTGACCACCATGGCGCTGGTCGAGGAGCATGTGCCGCGGTCTCAGCTGACCGAGGGCATGACGTGGACCAGCACCGGACTCGCGGTGGGCGTCGCGCTCGGTTCGTCGGCGGCCGGCTCGGTCGTCGACGCCGCCGGGGCGGGACGCGGCTACCTCGTGCCCCTTGCGGCGGGGGCGCTGGCCGCGCTGGTGGCGGTCGCGGGCTACCGCAGGCTCCGGCCGCGTCCTGCGACGCCGTCGGCGGCGGTCGCGGAAGGCGGCCCGGCCGCGCGGCCGCGGGACGCGCACAGCGAGTCGCCCTGCTGA
- a CDS encoding ferrochelatase has protein sequence MPEQREAPLSRPAGDPSPYDALLLLSFGGPEGPDDVVPFLENVTRGRGIPTERLKEVGQHYFLFGGVSPINAQNRELLDALREDFAEHGLDLPVYWGNRNWAPYLTDTLRTMVNDGHRRIAVLATSAYASYSGCRQYRENLADALAVLQAEGLPVPRVDKLRHYFNHPGFVRPMADAVLASLAGLPEDVRAGAHIAFTTHSIPTAAADTSGPPADHTRDGEGGAYVAQHLDVARVIADAVCAETGVEHPWKLVYQSRSGAPHIPWLEPDICDHLEEAHRAGVPAVVMAPIGFVSDHMEVRYDLDTEATAKAAELGLPVARSATVGADPRFAAAVRDLLLERAATERGRSPERCALGALAASHDLCPVGCCPARTPRPAAAGADWEGPVAEAQAPAS, from the coding sequence ATGCCCGAACAGCGCGAAGCTCCCTTGAGTCGCCCCGCAGGGGACCCCAGCCCCTATGACGCCCTGCTGTTGCTGTCCTTCGGCGGCCCCGAAGGCCCCGACGACGTCGTCCCGTTCCTGGAGAACGTCACCCGCGGCCGCGGCATCCCCACAGAGCGCCTCAAGGAGGTGGGGCAGCACTACTTTCTGTTCGGCGGCGTGAGTCCCATCAACGCGCAGAACCGTGAGCTGCTGGACGCGCTGCGCGAGGACTTCGCCGAGCACGGCCTGGATCTGCCGGTCTACTGGGGCAACCGCAACTGGGCGCCGTATCTGACCGACACCCTGCGCACCATGGTCAACGACGGTCACCGCCGTATCGCCGTTTTGGCCACCAGCGCGTACGCCTCGTACTCGGGCTGCCGCCAGTACCGCGAGAACCTCGCCGACGCGCTCGCCGTCCTCCAGGCCGAGGGCCTGCCGGTTCCCCGGGTCGACAAGCTCCGGCACTACTTCAACCACCCCGGCTTCGTCCGCCCGATGGCCGACGCCGTGCTGGCCTCGCTCGCCGGACTGCCCGAGGACGTGCGGGCCGGCGCCCATATCGCGTTCACCACGCACTCGATCCCGACGGCCGCCGCCGACACCTCGGGCCCGCCCGCCGACCACACCCGGGACGGCGAGGGCGGTGCGTATGTCGCCCAGCACCTGGACGTGGCGCGGGTGATTGCGGACGCGGTGTGCGCGGAGACCGGTGTGGAGCACCCCTGGAAGCTCGTCTACCAGTCCCGCAGCGGCGCCCCGCACATCCCCTGGCTGGAGCCGGACATCTGCGACCACCTGGAGGAGGCGCACCGCGCGGGCGTCCCCGCCGTCGTCATGGCCCCCATCGGATTCGTCTCGGACCACATGGAGGTCAGGTACGACCTCGACACCGAGGCCACCGCCAAGGCCGCGGAGCTGGGGCTGCCGGTCGCCAGGTCGGCCACGGTCGGCGCCGACCCGCGCTTCGCCGCGGCCGTCCGCGACCTCCTCCTGGAGCGTGCCGCGACCGAACGGGGCCGCTCCCCGGAGCGCTGCGCACTGGGCGCCCTCGCCGCCTCGCACGACCTGTGCCCGGTCGGCTGCTGCCCCGCCCGGACCCCGCGCCCGGCCGCCGCCGGCGCGGACTGGGAGGGCCCGGTCGCGGAAGCCCAGGCGCCCGCCTCGTAG
- a CDS encoding sensor histidine kinase, whose amino-acid sequence MPSLPSFSKAASTPPPAAPPKPTWDPKPVNVRPFPWLRPTIRIRLTLLYGGMFLMAGIVLLTIIYMLAANALSAGNQLPFKIVGAKQLEIYSSTCPGLTAVGDIPQLNSEVSQCLLHQRAAALDTLLQRSLMALMGLTVVAFAFGYAMAGRVLSPLGRITRTAQRVAGSDLHRRIELGGPDDELKELADTFDEMLDRLDRAFESQRRFVSNASHELRTPLAINRTLLEVQLADPDASPELAQLGKTLLATNERSEQLVEGLLLLARSENKVVDKKPVDLSEVAAQAVEQTREEAHTKGVALRGVRQQVFVQGNGVLLERIALNLVQNAVRYNVPEEGWVEVTTEPQPGCAVLVVTNTGPVVPAYEIENLFEPFRRLRTERTGSDKGVGLGLSIVKSVVRAHDGAITAEPREGGGLVVRVVLPL is encoded by the coding sequence ATGCCCTCCCTGCCCTCGTTCTCCAAGGCGGCGTCCACCCCGCCGCCCGCCGCTCCGCCCAAGCCCACCTGGGACCCCAAGCCGGTCAATGTCCGGCCCTTCCCCTGGCTGCGGCCGACCATCCGGATAAGGCTCACGCTGCTGTACGGCGGCATGTTCCTGATGGCCGGCATCGTGCTGCTCACGATCATCTACATGCTGGCCGCGAACGCGCTGAGCGCCGGAAACCAACTGCCCTTCAAGATCGTGGGCGCGAAGCAGCTGGAGATCTACAGCAGCACCTGTCCCGGGCTGACCGCGGTGGGGGACATCCCGCAGCTGAACAGCGAGGTCAGTCAGTGTCTGCTGCACCAGCGGGCGGCCGCCCTCGACACCCTGCTCCAGCGCTCGCTGATGGCGCTGATGGGGCTGACCGTGGTGGCGTTCGCGTTCGGGTACGCGATGGCGGGGCGGGTGCTGTCGCCGCTGGGCCGGATCACGCGGACCGCGCAGCGGGTGGCCGGCTCGGATCTGCACCGCCGGATCGAGCTGGGCGGTCCGGACGATGAGCTCAAGGAGCTGGCCGATACGTTCGACGAGATGCTGGACCGGCTGGACCGGGCCTTCGAGTCGCAGCGTCGCTTTGTCTCCAACGCTTCGCACGAGCTGCGTACCCCGTTGGCGATCAACCGCACGCTGCTGGAGGTCCAGCTCGCCGATCCGGACGCGTCCCCGGAGCTGGCGCAGCTGGGCAAGACGCTGCTGGCGACGAACGAGCGCAGTGAGCAGCTGGTGGAGGGGCTGCTGCTGCTCGCCCGCAGTGAGAACAAGGTCGTCGACAAGAAGCCCGTGGATCTGTCGGAGGTCGCGGCGCAGGCGGTCGAGCAGACCCGCGAGGAGGCGCACACCAAGGGCGTGGCGTTGCGCGGGGTCCGTCAGCAGGTCTTCGTCCAGGGCAACGGTGTGCTGCTGGAGCGGATCGCGCTGAACCTCGTGCAGAACGCGGTGCGCTACAACGTTCCCGAGGAGGGCTGGGTCGAGGTCACCACCGAGCCGCAGCCCGGTTGCGCGGTGCTGGTGGTCACCAACACCGGCCCCGTGGTCCCCGCCTACGAGATCGAGAATCTCTTCGAGCCCTTCCGGCGGCTGCGCACCGAGCGGACCGGCAGCGACAAGGGCGTCGGTCTGGGGCTGTCCATCGTGAAGTCCGTGGTGCGGGCGCACGACGGCGCCATCACCGCCGAGCCCCGCGAAGGCGGCGGGCTGGTGGTGCGGGTCGTCCTGCCGCTCTGA
- a CDS encoding inositol monophosphatase family protein, with protein MPDPQKPGPSASDDPLYDELLELALEAARRAGTLLRDGRPADLGVAATKTSPIDVVTEMDLASEKLITGFIAEHRPDDGFLGEEGASVAGSSGVRWVIDPVDGTVNYLYGLPSWAVSIAAEKDGETVVGVVAAPMRGETYRAVLGRGAFNNGERVHHRPAPPLSQALVGTGFGYLAERRAAQADVVRTLIPRVRDIRRGGSAAIDLCDVACGRLDAYYERGLNPWDLAAGALIAREAGALTGGRPGEPASHELTVAASPAVFEELQPLLDELGAWHD; from the coding sequence GTGCCCGACCCACAGAAGCCCGGACCGTCCGCGTCCGACGATCCGCTGTACGACGAACTCCTCGAACTGGCCCTGGAGGCCGCCCGCCGCGCCGGAACGCTGCTGCGCGACGGCCGGCCCGCCGACCTGGGCGTGGCCGCCACCAAGACCAGCCCCATCGACGTCGTCACGGAGATGGACCTCGCCTCCGAGAAGCTGATCACCGGCTTCATCGCCGAGCACCGGCCCGACGACGGCTTCCTGGGGGAGGAGGGCGCCAGCGTCGCCGGCAGCAGCGGTGTGCGCTGGGTCATCGACCCGGTCGACGGCACCGTCAACTACCTCTACGGGCTGCCCTCCTGGGCCGTGTCCATCGCGGCGGAGAAGGACGGCGAGACGGTCGTCGGGGTCGTCGCCGCCCCGATGCGCGGCGAGACGTACCGGGCCGTCCTCGGCCGCGGCGCGTTCAACAACGGCGAGCGCGTCCACCACCGGCCCGCGCCGCCGCTCTCCCAGGCGCTGGTCGGCACCGGCTTCGGCTACCTCGCCGAGCGCCGGGCCGCCCAGGCGGACGTGGTGCGCACGCTCATCCCGAGGGTGCGCGACATCCGGCGCGGCGGCTCGGCCGCGATCGACCTGTGCGATGTGGCCTGCGGCCGGCTCGACGCCTACTACGAGCGCGGCCTCAATCCGTGGGACCTGGCGGCCGGTGCGCTGATCGCCCGTGAGGCCGGTGCGCTCACCGGGGGCCGTCCCGGCGAGCCGGCCTCCCACGAGCTGACCGTCGCCGCCTCCCCGGCCGTCTTCGAGGAGCTCCAGCCGCTCCTGGACGAACTCGGCGCCTGGCACGACTGA